Within Salvia splendens isolate huo1 chromosome 21, SspV2, whole genome shotgun sequence, the genomic segment actccagggcagtcgtctcaccgatgtggaggtactcgtcccacatgtctgcagcgcctccgtaggccaactgccggattgccgcagtgcacttttgaataggagtgtggccgggtctgccagccgcatcgtgcctaaagcggaaatacagatatcgttgctccaatccgttaacaatacgcataaacagggacctgcgcatcctaaaacggcgcctgatgtgcagctacgtgatcacgatcaatcaccgctcggcggtgtaccactggtcgaggtcgaggtactgccgactgcaaggccctctgcatccattgatcaatctcacggttcgtataggcctctagcgcttcgttcattatacgctagtactcctcagcatccccaccactcccaccactaccaccggcgttactcatttctaggtgttgatcttgtacagaaattaagatagagatagtactcgttaatacaagtggtgcgaatgaaaatgacgggcaagtcgcgtatatatagtgtttcggaaacaaaaaaaaaattaaaaattcgcgctaggcggtgcgctaggcgatccggacgctgcaatagcgcctagcggatcgcctagcgcaccgcctagcgccgcggaaccgccgagcgctaggcggtttttttctgcgaaatcggctaggcggctgcaatagttcgcctagcgcaccgcctagcgccgacgctcggctaggcgctattgtggatgctctaatgttcCTTCGAATTTTCGTAACAATAGTAACAAATTCACAGTCTTCAAATTTTTGGAATGTTACACCCTTTTATAATTTATGTTAGTGTTACACATCAATTTTAGAAAGCTTTTGTATTGTTTGATATATGACCAATTTTATGTGTTAATTGATTCTCTAACTAAATTAAGGTCAAGCTCTCCTTCCTATTTAATTGCCGTAATCATTGCAAATTTTACAGGAACACACGAAACTATTAGGCATATTAATTCCGCAAAATGGGGAATCTTCAAGTAGGAGAATTcggaaaagaaaaacaaatcaaattgaCATGATGTTTAATACTTTATTATCATACCattaatgaagaaataaagtTTAATTTCCATTTATTAGGATGATCAATTATAATAACAAGGTGTACAATAAGACATTATATCAACCTCGTTTCCTTTCTCTATCTTCACGAGCCTAACACGATATTATATGCATAATGCCCATAACTAATTAGTGTGAAGACTATAAATTATCAAAGTGATATTATTAAAACGAGAAATAGAGATAGAATCCAAAGTTTGAGAAACAGTAGAGTGACAATGAATGAGACCAAAGGCTTATGCCAAATCTcagaggaaaaagaaaaaagacaaACAATCTTCACAATCTAGAGATCTGAAGAGGAACAGTTATTTCAACAATTTCCTCTCGACAAGCAACGAGGGGGATCCTTTCCAGCGTTCCCATCCTCTGCATCAGATGCCTCTCACAGTTTTCAGCCGCCATAACTCCTGCTGAATACGCACCATGAACCGAACCTTGATGATCCACACTCACTGCTTCACCTCCAAAGAAGATATTCCCCACGCTCGCCCGCAGCCGGTCATATATATCGTCCGAATTCCCCACTGCGTCATACGAGTAGCATCCCCTGATGTTGGGATCCATTCCCCAACGCGATACAAGATACTGGACCTGTCACCAACACACCGTCAGATGCTGTAACTTGTTGTTATACGAAAAATTACTCAAAATGTCTACTTACAGGTTCTGTGGCATCCGGAAACATTCCCTTCAGCTGCACCATTACAAAATCAGCAACAGCCTCATCAGACAGCTTCTCTAGATCGTTGGCAAGAGCTCCGGCTGCCATGTAGACAAGGACGGGATGACCTGTTGCCTTGTGCAGATTCAGAAAGTAGCCACAAGAATATGAAGTGTTGGCAACAACGCCCAAGAACTCCACATTAGGCCAAAACACATGGTCAAATTTTAATGCGATCTTGTTCTCATTCCCTATCCCAAGATCTGATATTGCAGATAATTTCCATTCGGGGAGCTTAGGCTCAAACTCGATTACCTTCGCCTTTAGAACACCCAATGGGACAGTGACAACTACAGCATCTGCAACAAAATTCCTCCCATCTTCAACTGCTACTGTAACCTTCTTATACCCATTGACAATCGTTTTTACCCTGTTAATGCCATTCGTGAGTTAATCTTCTAAGAGAGTGAGATGAAAAAAAGAAGTAGAGAGTAAAGAGGGAACTGAGATGAAAGAAATAACGAGAATATAATTCATGCATACCGATGATTTAAGCGAATATCAATATCTCTTGACAGTGCCTTTATCACAGGATCATACCCTTGCACCATAAGCCCGTGACCACCAGAAAGGAGTTGTTCCTGAACAAGCATGAATTCCGAAAGGCAGGTTAAGCAATAAAGATCAATCACATTCACAACAAATCATAATACAGATATTATGCATGGAAGCCTAGGAGCAATACCTCGATTATTAACTCCAGTATAGGAAAATTATGTCCTTAACATGAACTAAGTTCTACATGCTACACTTCTATATCCAATAAGTATTTGAAGACGGATACTTAACATATACAAAGCTCATTCAACATctttgaagaaagattgaggCAGTTATTCTAAATTtcatactcctatataaaatcATGATATTAGCATAAGTATCGACTTCAATACAATATTTAACCCAAAGTGAACTACATTGccatttccaaaataaatttgatttgattaacAACTACTACTTATTATGAATTCATAGTACTAACAGAAACAATTACCGAGACATTATTTTAGGAGAGCTAAAAATGCTACATGAAAAGTAGAGCAGACCACAGAAACTGTAGAAAGGCGGACATTTTACCTGATCCCAGGCTCTCAGTGATATCATTTCTGTATCTGCAGCAAACCAAGCCTCCATTCGGCATATATACCACTGCAACACTTCATAAGCAAGGCCTTCTTGTCTGATCAGAAGCATATTATAACCGTAAGCAACGAAAATCCATATTTGACCAGGTACTTTAAAATACCACAAGAGGGCTAGTTTCTGGTACCTTAACTCTGGATTCTTTTCCAGCACGATCAAAATTGCATCCTTAACAGACATGTCACTGTTCTGTCCATCCCTCACTTTATCCGTCTAGAAAAGATAAACTATTACTAAGTAAGTATGCATGTAGCAGATAGATTTTCGGCCTGTTTATACCGAAACATATTCATAGAATGAGGTCATACCTCCTCAAGGATTTTCTTAAATGTGACTCCAACTTCAGTAACTATATTTGGAGGAACTTGTTGCCCATTTTTGTCGAAAAGTGCATAACTGCATGACCAAAGACAAAAATCAAGATCCTTAGAGAAAATTAGGACGTACTGCAGATTGATGTCATCAAGGTATAATAGTTCCATACCTTTCCAAATCATGATCATATAGAATGGAGTCATCACCACTTGTACGATACATTGTGAGGCCCAACCGACGGATAACAGGAGACAAGGGATTCTCATTGCAAACACCGTGTAACCtgaaatgaaatatatatgtgtcaataacattattttttaaataagcATATTATGCACATATGTGCAAACCAAATCTATTGCGAAGTGCAAATAAAACCAGGTATCATGATTGGAATTTTCAGGTTTCCCAATTCACGTCAACTAATCTAAAAATAGAGTTCATAATGATACACAGCTATACACACACATGGAGTTGTGTATTGGTTATATTCAATAATCTGTGAAAAAAAAGCAACATTAGAGTAATTTATAAAAAGCATTATTAACATAAAAAATActctaaaaaatactccatccgtcccgctttaggagtcccagttGAGTCGGgcacatattttaagaaattgtttgagtgtgtaaaaaataaatgttgtagtAGATGTTGGGACTCACTtttaatactttttttttattttgttgcattttttattagtttatcccaaccgggactcctaaagcgggacggaaggagtagcataattataaaaaaatatatattttatattaataacaTTATCACAGAAAATTCATTATCGTATGTTAAAGAAAACATAATTTCGTTTGAGAATAATCTTGACTATCCATCAAGCAATATCTATGGACTAGATTGGTTTATAGATAACATAAGgatctttttttccttttgatcCCTATGATCGATATTGCAGAAGTggcaaaatataattattactattaaaaaACCTTAGAGAGCACGCACACACTATTGGATCAATTTAGAATCTCAAAAAGGGAAGGAAGCACAAAAACTAAAGGAGTCTTAGTCAACATAGAATAAAGCCCTGTGAAGTATCAAACATATAGAATCACAAGGCATATGCTTCTCTTTCAGAAATTATACGActgaagaaaaacaaaaacttaaaccAACCATGAAGCTCCCATGTCCACCGGGCAACCAAATGAGTAATCTGTGTGGATGCGCCCACCAATTCTATCTTGAGATTCCAATAAGATCACCTGAACAGAGATACAGAACCCACATCGACCACCAAAaagaagataaataaatcaACTCTAATCACTATAAGAAGAACCCATTATAACTAAGAGATTCCACCTTAAAAGATGCATTCTGAAGCGTGCGCGCAGCAACAATCCCTGATATACCCCCACCAATGACAATAACAGAAGGTGAAGCACTGTGTGATCTATCAGCAAGGGATGCATAAATGTCTGGACACCACATGACAATACATCATTATGATGACAAATTCATACGAATAATAGGAGTTCCAAAACATAAAGCAGGAGGTATATTCTATACTTTCATGgcaacaattaaaagaataaatggAACATAGACAGATGAGACAGATAATTTCAACGTGAAACATGGACAAGGCAAAGCTTGTTAAtgttatactactactaattttcAGGTAGACAATCTTTCATCGGAAGCAAAGTCACCACCATGATATTCACTTTCTTCCAACCAATTGCGACAAAATTAAGATTTCACCAAGGCAAATCCAAAACAGGTGATCATCGACACAGAAAATATGATACCAGATGATTATCAAACAAACGCATTTCAATTCTGAGTCCTGATCTAAGTTGGAATAATAGTAAGCGTGAAGAAATCATAAGTTAAAGCGTCTCATCGCCAAATCTAACAATCTGCTGTCATTTACCTAGCATTAAATTAAACAAGAAAACAATCGAAATTCGAAACAAATTAAACATCATTGCTCACCGTCATAAAAGTCACCGGAGAGAGAATCATCGCCATATTTGAGTTCCATCATACGACAACCACAAAATCTCGCTCTACCTCCGCCCACTCTCTGAAATTCCGTACACCAAATCCGAGGAAATCCAAGAAGCAACCGAAACGAAAATCGATCTCACAAAAACACAATCGGATCTCGAAAGGGGGTAATTTACGGGTGTATAGGAACAGGGAAATTGGAAATCAATTGAGAAGAGTGATAAAGGAGGAACAACAAGAGGCCGGCAATGAAGCGGCTGAGATTGTTCGCGGAGCGGAGATTATCGTCAAACCAGCTCATAATAATCATAATCAGAGAAGCAGCATTCACAGTATCGAGAATGGGAACCGATGGCCAGATTCACAACCGATGGGTTATCCTTCGTCGGTTGCATAGATCGATCAATTGCTCTTAGAACTA encodes:
- the LOC121785048 gene encoding probable polyamine oxidase 4 isoform X1 yields the protein MMELKYGDDSLSGDFYDDIYASLADRSHSASPSVIVIGGGISGIVAARTLQNASFKVILLESQDRIGGRIHTDYSFGCPVDMGASWLHGVCNENPLSPVIRRLGLTMYRTSGDDSILYDHDLESYALFDKNGQQVPPNIVTEVGVTFKKILEETDKVRDGQNSDMSVKDAILIVLEKNPELRQEGLAYEVLQWYICRMEAWFAADTEMISLRAWDQEQLLSGGHGLMVQGYDPVIKALSRDIDIRLNHRVKTIVNGYKKVTVAVEDGRNFVADAVVVTVPLGVLKAKVIEFEPKLPEWKLSAISDLGIGNENKIALKFDHVFWPNVEFLGVVANTSYSCGYFLNLHKATGHPVLVYMAAGALANDLEKLSDEAVADFVMVQLKGMFPDATEPVQYLVSRWGMDPNIRGCYSYDAVGNSDDIYDRLRASVGNIFFGGEAVSVDHQGSVHGAYSAGVMAAENCERHLMQRMGTLERIPLVACREEIVEITVPLQISRL
- the LOC121785048 gene encoding probable polyamine oxidase 4 isoform X2 — its product is MMELKYGDDSLSGDDIYASLADRSHSASPSVIVIGGGISGIVAARTLQNASFKVILLESQDRIGGRIHTDYSFGCPVDMGASWLHGVCNENPLSPVIRRLGLTMYRTSGDDSILYDHDLESYALFDKNGQQVPPNIVTEVGVTFKKILEETDKVRDGQNSDMSVKDAILIVLEKNPELRQEGLAYEVLQWYICRMEAWFAADTEMISLRAWDQEQLLSGGHGLMVQGYDPVIKALSRDIDIRLNHRVKTIVNGYKKVTVAVEDGRNFVADAVVVTVPLGVLKAKVIEFEPKLPEWKLSAISDLGIGNENKIALKFDHVFWPNVEFLGVVANTSYSCGYFLNLHKATGHPVLVYMAAGALANDLEKLSDEAVADFVMVQLKGMFPDATEPVQYLVSRWGMDPNIRGCYSYDAVGNSDDIYDRLRASVGNIFFGGEAVSVDHQGSVHGAYSAGVMAAENCERHLMQRMGTLERIPLVACREEIVEITVPLQISRL